A single region of the Candidatus Eisenbacteria bacterium genome encodes:
- a CDS encoding dienelactone hydrolase family protein — protein MTEHRATDPRGAGVRSRIAAAFRAAGIAALAFALASACEVTRTGAPKSSSDAPAESLLERTAWVTVKRLWFQRDGGIRARATLRIPRGAKPRSLACVVIAGGHEHGWMTAEYLHAGPGVALLSVDYPYEGPRRSISRDQIDDVVPKVWRATRDMAPLLRDAGDYVAGLREIDSTRIVIVGASLGVPFVLKAAAEDPRFSGVAVLYGAADLGAWAERNIKGIPGWTRPLVRGATRAVFHDLEPERLIPKISPRPVLIVSGRKDEMIPEDLAQRLFDAAKEPKEQVWLDTRHMNPGDTDLTWRLMRIAFDWAKRHGFVAVATRR, from the coding sequence ATGACGGAACACCGGGCGACCGATCCGCGAGGAGCTGGCGTCCGCTCGCGGATCGCGGCAGCGTTCCGCGCGGCGGGCATCGCCGCGCTCGCGTTCGCGCTCGCGTCGGCCTGCGAGGTCACGCGGACGGGAGCGCCGAAATCGAGCAGCGACGCTCCCGCCGAGTCGCTGCTCGAGCGCACCGCCTGGGTGACCGTGAAGCGGCTCTGGTTCCAGCGCGACGGTGGCATTCGCGCCCGAGCCACGCTCCGGATCCCGCGCGGCGCCAAGCCACGCTCCCTCGCGTGCGTCGTGATCGCCGGGGGACACGAGCACGGCTGGATGACCGCGGAGTACCTGCACGCCGGACCGGGCGTCGCTCTGCTCTCGGTCGACTATCCGTACGAGGGTCCGCGCCGCTCGATCTCGCGCGATCAGATCGACGACGTCGTCCCCAAGGTGTGGCGCGCCACGCGGGACATGGCGCCGCTGCTTCGCGACGCGGGAGACTACGTGGCGGGCCTGCGCGAGATCGACTCGACGCGGATCGTGATCGTGGGGGCCTCACTGGGCGTGCCGTTCGTCCTGAAGGCGGCCGCGGAGGATCCCAGGTTTTCCGGGGTCGCGGTCCTCTACGGGGCAGCCGATCTCGGCGCGTGGGCGGAGCGGAACATCAAGGGGATCCCCGGCTGGACCCGACCGCTCGTCCGCGGCGCGACGCGGGCGGTCTTCCACGATCTCGAGCCCGAGCGCCTCATTCCGAAGATCAGCCCGCGCCCGGTGCTCATCGTGAGCGGCCGGAAGGACGAGATGATTCCCGAGGATCTCGCGCAGCGGCTCTTCGACGCGGCGAAGGAGCCCAAGGAGCAGGTCTGGCTCGACACGCGCCACATGAACCCAGGCGACACGGACCTGACGTGGAGGCTCATGCGGATCGCGTTCGACTGGGCGAAGCGGCACGGCTTCGTGGCGGTGGCGACGCGACGATAG
- a CDS encoding NAD(P)/FAD-dependent oxidoreductase, giving the protein MKRKRLLVLGGGFAGLDVVRSIGRSRRAREYWDTLLIDKENFFQFNPLLPAVAVGAVETRHIVYPLREVSIHRRVRFQKNKATRIDLEQREVHLHNNLVERYDTLVISLGSVTNYYAVPGARENTYAFKTIVDAMTLRARFVELFEMAEQAVSEEQRRRLLSVVVVGGGVTGVEVAAELSEMARETLLPRYPNLRAGDISVTVLEGGDRIVPNARPEHSVYVHRFLEKRGVRIELNARASRVDPKCVRLADGRSFYGFTLLWTAGVTPPPVVAELPLRKHKDGRVRVDEHLRALRPDGTPVEDLYVLGDCAASIKPDGTMQPALSQTGIAMGSYVGKKLVREAEGKTMPRFDWKDAGYIISLGKHSSVLELFGIPMSGKLAWLLWAGAYLVKMVGLRKQIEVGIDQITHLFFEHDTSQILNRRAVLSDEELNLSLAPVDVEATSCVTEVTNACGPPP; this is encoded by the coding sequence ATGAAGCGAAAGCGTCTTCTCGTGCTGGGCGGCGGATTCGCCGGGCTCGACGTGGTGCGGTCGATCGGCCGGTCGAGGCGCGCGCGCGAGTACTGGGACACGCTCCTCATCGACAAGGAGAACTTCTTCCAGTTCAACCCGCTGCTCCCCGCGGTCGCGGTCGGCGCGGTGGAGACGCGGCACATCGTCTACCCGCTGCGCGAGGTCTCGATTCACCGGCGGGTCCGGTTCCAGAAGAACAAGGCGACCCGGATCGACCTCGAGCAGCGCGAGGTGCATCTCCACAACAACCTGGTCGAGCGATACGACACGCTCGTCATCTCCCTCGGCAGCGTGACGAACTACTACGCCGTTCCCGGCGCCCGGGAGAACACGTACGCGTTCAAGACCATCGTGGACGCGATGACGCTTCGCGCTCGGTTCGTCGAGCTGTTCGAGATGGCGGAGCAGGCCGTGAGCGAGGAGCAGCGGCGGCGGCTCCTCTCCGTCGTGGTCGTGGGCGGCGGCGTGACCGGGGTCGAGGTCGCCGCGGAGCTTTCGGAGATGGCCCGTGAGACGCTCCTGCCCCGCTACCCCAACCTTCGCGCCGGGGACATCTCCGTCACCGTGCTCGAGGGCGGCGACCGGATCGTGCCGAACGCGCGCCCGGAGCACTCCGTCTACGTGCACCGCTTCCTCGAGAAGCGTGGCGTCCGGATCGAGTTGAACGCTCGCGCCTCACGCGTCGATCCCAAGTGCGTGCGCCTCGCGGACGGACGCTCGTTCTACGGGTTCACCCTTCTCTGGACGGCAGGGGTCACGCCGCCGCCGGTCGTGGCCGAGCTGCCGCTCCGGAAGCACAAGGACGGGCGCGTCCGCGTGGACGAGCATCTGAGGGCGCTCCGGCCGGACGGCACGCCGGTGGAGGATCTCTACGTGCTCGGGGACTGCGCCGCTTCGATCAAGCCCGACGGCACCATGCAACCGGCGCTCTCCCAGACCGGCATCGCGATGGGGAGCTATGTCGGGAAGAAGCTCGTGCGGGAGGCCGAGGGCAAGACCATGCCGCGGTTCGACTGGAAGGACGCGGGGTACATCATCTCGCTCGGGAAGCACAGCTCCGTGCTGGAGCTCTTCGGCATTCCGATGTCCGGGAAGCTCGCGTGGCTCCTCTGGGCAGGCGCGTATCTCGTGAAGATGGTCGGGCTCCGGAAGCAGATCGAGGTCGGAATCGACCAGATCACCCATCTCTTCTTCGAGCACGACACGTCCCAGATCCTGAACCGGCGCGCGGTGCTCTCGGACGAGGAGCTGAACCTGTCGCTCGCTCCTGTCGACGTGGAGGCGACCTCCTGTGTGACCGAGGTCACGAACGCGTGTGGACCTCCACCGTAA
- a CDS encoding c-type cytochrome yields the protein MARGESGSTPRAPSRASRLRLLLIAATLLVLTFLAAAYWIFRPNLTAAERGRRLAESNGCFGCHGPEGLRGSGNPGREEGAVPNFEGTLMMYAESEQDVREWIRDGAPRARREDPAWRAERAKGAVRMPAYGRRLSEREIEDLVAFVMTVGEMHAPEDSLALHGRERAEALGCFGCHGAGGRLARPNPGSLKGYVPPWDGPDFLELVSGEGEFREWVEEGVGQRFRTNPVAQFFLKRAPLKMPAYRDHLEPGDVQALWAYVQWLRAARTTSKPASIP from the coding sequence ATGGCGCGCGGGGAGAGCGGCTCGACCCCCCGCGCGCCGTCCCGCGCCTCGCGATTGCGGCTCCTCCTGATCGCCGCAACCCTCCTCGTCCTCACCTTCCTCGCCGCCGCCTACTGGATCTTCCGTCCGAACCTGACGGCCGCCGAGCGCGGCCGGCGCCTCGCGGAGTCGAACGGATGCTTTGGCTGCCATGGACCCGAGGGGCTCCGCGGCTCGGGGAATCCAGGGCGCGAGGAAGGCGCGGTGCCGAACTTCGAAGGGACGTTGATGATGTACGCCGAGTCCGAGCAGGACGTGCGCGAATGGATTCGCGACGGCGCTCCGCGCGCGCGGCGCGAGGATCCCGCGTGGAGAGCGGAGCGCGCGAAGGGAGCGGTACGGATGCCGGCATACGGGAGGCGGCTCTCCGAGCGCGAGATCGAGGATCTCGTGGCGTTCGTCATGACCGTCGGCGAGATGCACGCTCCCGAGGACTCCCTCGCGCTCCACGGGCGCGAGCGCGCCGAGGCGCTCGGCTGCTTCGGCTGTCACGGCGCGGGCGGCCGCCTGGCTCGGCCCAACCCCGGGTCCCTGAAGGGTTACGTGCCGCCGTGGGACGGTCCGGACTTCCTCGAGCTGGTTTCCGGTGAAGGGGAGTTCCGCGAGTGGGTCGAAGAAGGCGTCGGGCAGCGGTTCCGCACGAATCCGGTGGCGCAGTTCTTCCTGAAACGCGCGCCGCTGAAGATGCCCGCCTACCGCGATCACCTCGAGCCGGGAGACGTCCAGGCGTTGTGGGCCTACGTCCAATGGCTCCGAGCCGCCCGGACAACCTCGAAACCGGCCTCCATTCCGTAG
- the proC gene encoding pyrroline-5-carboxylate reductase: MSSIKLAILGAGNIGSAIAEGLVEARRLSPTDILLSRRRADLLESFRGRGYGIAGNPESVREAGVILVAVEPRQIDGLLREIRSELRPDRHELISVVSGVTIAQIRAIVGSEIPVVRAMPNTAVSIRESMTCLATDVPGGRAVETARSLFDSVGRTLVLAEEQMIAATALAACGVAFFLRAIRAASQGGIEIGLHTDDALLMAAQTARGSASLLLARGLHPEHEIDRVTTPRGCTISGLNRMEHEGFSSAMIRGIVTSAEKAGHLYAPDVS, from the coding sequence GTGTCGTCGATCAAGCTGGCCATACTCGGAGCTGGAAACATCGGCTCGGCGATCGCCGAAGGGCTCGTCGAGGCTCGCCGGCTGTCCCCGACGGACATCCTCCTGAGCCGGCGACGCGCGGATCTGCTCGAGAGCTTTCGCGGACGCGGGTACGGGATCGCCGGAAATCCGGAGTCCGTTCGGGAGGCGGGAGTCATCCTCGTCGCCGTCGAGCCGCGGCAGATCGACGGATTGCTGCGCGAGATCCGGAGCGAGCTGCGCCCGGACCGTCACGAGCTGATCTCGGTCGTGAGCGGCGTCACGATCGCTCAGATCCGCGCGATCGTGGGCTCCGAGATCCCCGTGGTTCGCGCCATGCCGAACACCGCGGTGTCCATCCGCGAGTCGATGACGTGCCTGGCCACCGACGTGCCCGGAGGCCGCGCGGTCGAGACGGCACGGTCCCTGTTCGACTCCGTCGGCAGGACGCTCGTCCTCGCGGAGGAGCAGATGATCGCCGCGACCGCGCTCGCCGCTTGCGGAGTCGCGTTCTTCCTGAGGGCGATCCGCGCTGCCTCGCAGGGCGGAATCGAGATCGGACTGCACACGGACGACGCGCTCCTCATGGCCGCGCAGACGGCGCGAGGCTCCGCATCCCTCCTCCTCGCGCGCGGGCTTCACCCCGAGCACGAGATCGACCGCGTCACCACCCCGCGCGGCTGCACGATCTCCGGGCTCAATCGGATGGAGCACGAGGGATTCTCGTCGGCGATGATCCGGGGAATCGTCACGTCCGCGGAGAAGGCGGGACACCTCTACGCGCCTGATGTGTCCTGA
- a CDS encoding TlpA disulfide reductase family protein: MNRRRWILAAALLLGAQVALVLLYLRLERERAGRNVPIAMEPRLEQGRDIVVERPDGSRLTIPARSDRYQLVHFWATWCPPCVKEIPSLTGLARRGPSGVRVWAVSADPDWESLREFFGGELPRHVVRDPTGEAASAYSVRQLPDTYLVDPAGLVIARFATRQEWDTAEMRATLERLTAGSEPAR, translated from the coding sequence GTGAACCGTCGGCGGTGGATCCTCGCGGCCGCCCTGCTCCTGGGGGCCCAGGTCGCGCTGGTTCTCCTCTACCTGCGCCTGGAACGCGAGCGTGCGGGGAGGAACGTACCTATCGCGATGGAGCCTCGCCTGGAGCAAGGTCGCGACATCGTGGTCGAACGTCCGGACGGCTCACGTCTCACGATACCGGCCCGGTCGGACCGGTATCAGCTCGTCCACTTCTGGGCGACGTGGTGCCCGCCCTGCGTGAAGGAGATCCCGTCGCTTACGGGACTCGCGAGGCGCGGACCGTCGGGCGTGCGGGTATGGGCCGTGAGCGCAGACCCTGACTGGGAGAGCCTGCGCGAGTTCTTCGGGGGCGAGTTGCCCCGGCACGTGGTGCGCGATCCCACCGGTGAGGCCGCGAGCGCCTACTCCGTGCGCCAGCTTCCGGACACCTACCTCGTCGATCCGGCGGGGCTTGTGATCGCGCGCTTCGCGACCCGCCAGGAGTGGGATACGGCGGAGATGAGAGCGACGCTGGAGCGGCTCACGGCGGGAAGCGAACCGGCTCGATGA